From the Lathyrus oleraceus cultivar Zhongwan6 chromosome 4, CAAS_Psat_ZW6_1.0, whole genome shotgun sequence genome, one window contains:
- the LOC127137684 gene encoding uncharacterized protein LOC127137684, with the protein MAGKIDRATTNMLKVMANVIAQTNEVLQENQNQNAGDDELYGLGKIRGTIRLLLKEDMTQRVLKVGCRRLRKSFKLWVAQLSKKCGFATYMLFEKVEYWWDNIRQRLGTACTEITSENFKKEFLENYFSTNVCNNEEIEFLEVKKGNMIFADYLAKFEELVRFSVHYNGVEAKGSKCIKYESGLHLESKIRWYQEILRFSMLVNKCRIYDEDNTTKSAYYKSYSHHAAEWKSPCLKCFKYGKQGHRSTKCKSNVPTCYNCREPSHISTQCQKQRNVPVGTQAHGRVFALSGVDVSISANLIRGTRFINSDSLIALIDTGATYSFISLGCVDKFSLKVSSMIGSMVIDTPLMVQ; encoded by the exons ATGGCTGGAAAAATCGACCGTGCGACGACTAATATGTTGAAAGTAATGGCTAATGTGATAGCACAAACGAATGAAGTGTTGCAGGAGAACCAAAATCAGAATGCTGGTGATGATGAATTATATGGGCTGGGAAAGATCAGAGGAACAATCCGCCTACTTTTAAAGGAAGATATGACCCAGAGGGTGCTCAAAGTTGGTTGCAGGAGATTGAGAAAATCTTTCAAGTTATGGGTTGCACAGTTGAGTAAAAAGTGTGGTTTTGCAACATATATGCTATTTGAGAAGGTTGAGTATTGGTGGGATAATATCCGTCAGAGGTTGGGGACTGCATGTACTGAGATCACAAGTGAGAACTTCAAAAAAGAGTTTTTagagaattatttttcgactAATGTTTGCAATAACGAAGAGATTGAGTTCCTTGAGGTGAAGAAAGGAAATATGATTTTTGCTGATTATTTAGCGAAGTTTGAAGAGTTGGTGAGATTTAGTGTCCACTATAATGGTGTGGAAGCTAAAGgatcaaaatgcataaagtaTGAGAGTGGCTTACATCTTGAAAGCAAGATTCGTTGGTATCAAGAGATTCTCCGATTCTCAATGTTGGTCAATAAGTGTAGAATCTATGATGAGGACAACACGACCAAATCTGCTTATTACAAGAGTTATA GTCATCACGCTGCTGAGTGGAAAAGCCCATGCTTGAAGTGTTTCAAGTATGGGAAGCAAGGTCATCGTTCTACTAAGTGCAAGAGTAATGTTCCGACTTGCTACAACTGTAGGGAACCGAGTCATATTAGTACCCAATGTCAGAAACAAAGGAATGTGCCAGTTGGCACGCAAGCTCATGGTAGAGTGTTTGCTCTGAGTGGTGTGGATGTATCAATATCAGCTAATTTGATTCGAGGTACACGATTTATTAACAGTGATTCTCTAATTGCTcttattgataccggtgcaacatATTCGTTTATTTCTCTTGGTTGTGTCGACAAGTTTAGTCTTAAAGTATCTTCTATGATTGgaagtatggttattgataccCCACTAATGGTTCAGTGA